The Apus apus isolate bApuApu2 chromosome 20, bApuApu2.pri.cur, whole genome shotgun sequence genome includes a region encoding these proteins:
- the MMEL1 gene encoding membrane metallo-endopeptidase-like 1 isoform X2, with protein MGKSESQMDIVEKSTKSGKKPWSFVAIGLAVLLLLMTCAVVALVILYASSRGARYGTNSGSICTTPGCVTAAARIIQNMDPTADPCQDFYQYACGGWLNRHVIPETSSRYSIFDVLRDELEIILKGVLETSDQEDREAFQKAKILYKSCMNESLIEQRDSLPLLEALRVVGDWPVASPDWNKTKEPNWSMEEILSIMNSRFNKRVLIDMFVWNDDRDSSRHIIYIDQPGLGMPSRDYYFNGGNYQRVREAYLQFMITIAKMIREDKNMTKDDSYVQEEMAKVMELETEIANATTPAEERHDVTLLYNKMTLKELQEKFALNEFNWTFFIQGVMSSVSVQVDPEEEVVVYGMPYLQELKAIISKYSASTIQNYLIWRLVIDRVSSLSRRFKDARASYRKALYGTPLEEARWRECVSYVNNNMENAVGAMYVREAFAGESKRMVRDLIDKIREVFIETLDELQWMDEASKEKAREKAMAIKEQIGYPDYILEDQNEKLDQEYANLNFSENNYFENILENLRAGAQKSLKKLRERVDQDIWIIGAAVVNAFYSPNRNQIVFPAGILQPPFFSKHQPQALNFGGIGMVIGHEITHGFDDNGRNFDKDGNMFDWWSNFSAMHFKEQSRCMVYQYGNYTWELAGGQNVSGISTLGENIADNGGVRQAYKAYLKWLEWEGKEPKLPGLNLSHKQLFFLNFAQVWCGSYRPEYASQSIKTDVHSPLKYRVMGSLQNFEAFSEVFHCKRGTAMHPAEKCRVW; from the exons gcGCTCGCTACGGCACCAATTCTGGCAGCATATGTACCACACCTGGATGTGTGACAGCAG CTGCTAGAATAATTCAGAATATGGACCCAACAGCTGACCCTTGCCAGGATTTCTACCAGTATGCCTGTGGGGGCTGGCTGAACCGGCATGTTATCCCAGAAACCAGCTCCAGATACAGCATCTTTGATGTCCTGAGAGACGAGCTGGAGATCATCCTCAAAG GTGTGCTGGAGACTTCAGATCAAGAGGACAGAGAAGCATTTCAGAAGGCTAAAATACTTTACAAGTCATGCATGAATGAGA gTCTTATAGAGCAACGAGATTCATTGCCTCTGCTGGAGGCCTTAAGGGTGGTTGGAGATTGGCCAGTGGCTTCTCCAGACTGGAATAAGACCAAAG AGCCAAATTGGAGCATGGAAGAAATACTCTCCATAATGAACTCCAGATTTAACAAACGTGTCCTCATTGACATGTTTGTGTGGAATGACGACCGGGACTCCAGCCGACACATCATTTAT ATTGACCAGCCAGGTTTAGGAATGCCATCCAGGGATTACTACTTTAATGGGGGCAACTATCAAAGA GTGAGAGAAGCTTACCTGCAGTTCATGATCACCATTGCCAAAATGATCCGGGAAGACAAGAATATGACTAAAGATGATTCCTATGTCCAAGAGGAGATGGCAAAGGTTATGGAGCTTGAGACAGAGATTGCAAAT GCAACCACCCCAGCAGAAGAAAGGCATGATGTAACCTTGCTGTACAACAAAATGACCTTAAAAGAGCTACAGGAGAAGTTTGCACTGAAC GAATTTAACTGGACCTTCTTCATCCAAGGTGTCATGTCCTCAGTAAGTGTCCAGGTTGACCCAGAAGAAGAGGTGGTTGTATATGGCATGCCCTATCTGCAAGAGCTGAAAGCAATTATCTCAAAGTACTCAGCAAG CACCATCCAGAACTACCTCATTTGGAGACTGGTGATTGACCGGGTCAGCAGCTTGAGCCGGCGCTTCAAGGACGCCCGGGCCAGCTACAGGAAG GCGCTGTACGGGACCCCGCTGGAGGAGGCTCGCTGGAGGGAGTGCGTGAGCTATGTCAACAACAACATGGAGAACGCGGTGGGAGCCATGTACGTCCGGGAGGCTTTTGCTGGTGAGAGCAAGAGGATG GTCCGAGATTTAATAGACAAGATTCGGGAAGTGTTCATCGAGACTTTAGATGAGTTACAGTGGATGGATGAGGCATCTAAAGAGAAGGCTCGTGAGAAG GCAATGGCAATTAAAGAACAAATTGGCTATCCAGATTATATTTTGGAAGATCAGAATGAAAAACTTGATCAGGAATATGCCAAT TTaaacttcagtgaaaacaaTTACTTTGAAAACATTCTGGAAAACCTGAGAGCTGGAGCCCAAAAGAGCTTGAAAAAACTTCGAGAGAGAGTTGACCAAGACAT atgGATCATTGGAGCTGCAGTGGTCAATGCATTCTATTCTCCCAACAGGAACCAGATAG TTTTTCCTGCTGGGATTCTGCAGCCCCCCTTCTTCAGCAAACACCAGCCACAAGCCCTGAACTTCGGAGGCATTGGGATGGTTATTGGGCATGAAATTACTCATGGGTTTGATGACAATG GTAGGAATTTTGATAAAGATGGGAATATGTTTGACTGGTGGAGCAATTTCTCAGCGATGCATTTCAAGGAGCAGTCCCGTTGCATGGTTTATCAGTATGGGAACTACAcgtgggagctggcagggggaCAAAAT GTCAGTGGAATAAGCACATTAGGAGAAAATATTGCAGATAATGGTGGGGTCCGACAGGCTTATAAG GCCTACTTAAAATGGCTggaatgggaagggaaggagccAAAGCTGCCTGGACTGAATCTGTCCcacaaacagcttttcttcctcaaCTTTGCCCAG GTTTGGTGTGGTTCCTACAGACCAGAATATGCCAGCCAGTCAATAAAGACTGATGTCCACAGCCCTCTGAAGTACAG GGTGATGGGATCTTTGCAGAACTTTGAAGCATTCTCAGAGGTGTTCCACTGTAAAAGAGGCACAGCCATGCACCCTGCAGAGAAGTGCAGAGTGTGGTAA
- the MMEL1 gene encoding membrane metallo-endopeptidase-like 1 isoform X3 — protein MENEVGKSVDNQMDKYIVTIMGKSESQMDIVEKSTKSGKKPWSFVAIGLAVLLLLMTCAVVALVILYASSRGARYGTNSGSICTTPGCVTAAARIIQNMDPTADPCQDFYQYACGGWLNRHVIPETSSRYSIFDVLRDELEIILKGVLETSDQEDREAFQKAKILYKSCMNESLIEQRDSLPLLEALRVVGDWPVASPDWNKTKEPNWSMEEILSIMNSRFNKRVLIDMFVWNDDRDSSRHIIYIDQPGLGMPSRDYYFNGGNYQRVREAYLQFMITIAKMIREDKNMTKDDSYVQEEMAKVMELETEIANATTPAEERHDVTLLYNKMTLKELQEKFALNEFNWTFFIQGVMSSVSVQVDPEEEVVVYGMPYLQELKAIISKYSASTIQNYLIWRLVIDRVSSLSRRFKDARASYRKALYGTPLEEARWRECVSYVNNNMENAVGAMYVREAFAGESKRMVRDLIDKIREVFIETLDELQWMDEASKEKAREKAMAIKEQIGYPDYILEDQNEKLDQEYANLNFSENNYFENILENLRAGAQKSLKKLRERVDQDIWIIGAAVVNAFYSPNRNQIVFPAGILQPPFFSKHQPQALNFGGIGMVIGHEITHGFDDNGRNFDKDGNMFDWWSNFSAMHFKEQSRCMVYQYGNYTWELAGGQNVSGISTLGENIADNGGVRQAYKVQSQCRIAAILAPRTSPYTGTVLAGKRPT, from the exons gcGCTCGCTACGGCACCAATTCTGGCAGCATATGTACCACACCTGGATGTGTGACAGCAG CTGCTAGAATAATTCAGAATATGGACCCAACAGCTGACCCTTGCCAGGATTTCTACCAGTATGCCTGTGGGGGCTGGCTGAACCGGCATGTTATCCCAGAAACCAGCTCCAGATACAGCATCTTTGATGTCCTGAGAGACGAGCTGGAGATCATCCTCAAAG GTGTGCTGGAGACTTCAGATCAAGAGGACAGAGAAGCATTTCAGAAGGCTAAAATACTTTACAAGTCATGCATGAATGAGA gTCTTATAGAGCAACGAGATTCATTGCCTCTGCTGGAGGCCTTAAGGGTGGTTGGAGATTGGCCAGTGGCTTCTCCAGACTGGAATAAGACCAAAG AGCCAAATTGGAGCATGGAAGAAATACTCTCCATAATGAACTCCAGATTTAACAAACGTGTCCTCATTGACATGTTTGTGTGGAATGACGACCGGGACTCCAGCCGACACATCATTTAT ATTGACCAGCCAGGTTTAGGAATGCCATCCAGGGATTACTACTTTAATGGGGGCAACTATCAAAGA GTGAGAGAAGCTTACCTGCAGTTCATGATCACCATTGCCAAAATGATCCGGGAAGACAAGAATATGACTAAAGATGATTCCTATGTCCAAGAGGAGATGGCAAAGGTTATGGAGCTTGAGACAGAGATTGCAAAT GCAACCACCCCAGCAGAAGAAAGGCATGATGTAACCTTGCTGTACAACAAAATGACCTTAAAAGAGCTACAGGAGAAGTTTGCACTGAAC GAATTTAACTGGACCTTCTTCATCCAAGGTGTCATGTCCTCAGTAAGTGTCCAGGTTGACCCAGAAGAAGAGGTGGTTGTATATGGCATGCCCTATCTGCAAGAGCTGAAAGCAATTATCTCAAAGTACTCAGCAAG CACCATCCAGAACTACCTCATTTGGAGACTGGTGATTGACCGGGTCAGCAGCTTGAGCCGGCGCTTCAAGGACGCCCGGGCCAGCTACAGGAAG GCGCTGTACGGGACCCCGCTGGAGGAGGCTCGCTGGAGGGAGTGCGTGAGCTATGTCAACAACAACATGGAGAACGCGGTGGGAGCCATGTACGTCCGGGAGGCTTTTGCTGGTGAGAGCAAGAGGATG GTCCGAGATTTAATAGACAAGATTCGGGAAGTGTTCATCGAGACTTTAGATGAGTTACAGTGGATGGATGAGGCATCTAAAGAGAAGGCTCGTGAGAAG GCAATGGCAATTAAAGAACAAATTGGCTATCCAGATTATATTTTGGAAGATCAGAATGAAAAACTTGATCAGGAATATGCCAAT TTaaacttcagtgaaaacaaTTACTTTGAAAACATTCTGGAAAACCTGAGAGCTGGAGCCCAAAAGAGCTTGAAAAAACTTCGAGAGAGAGTTGACCAAGACAT atgGATCATTGGAGCTGCAGTGGTCAATGCATTCTATTCTCCCAACAGGAACCAGATAG TTTTTCCTGCTGGGATTCTGCAGCCCCCCTTCTTCAGCAAACACCAGCCACAAGCCCTGAACTTCGGAGGCATTGGGATGGTTATTGGGCATGAAATTACTCATGGGTTTGATGACAATG GTAGGAATTTTGATAAAGATGGGAATATGTTTGACTGGTGGAGCAATTTCTCAGCGATGCATTTCAAGGAGCAGTCCCGTTGCATGGTTTATCAGTATGGGAACTACAcgtgggagctggcagggggaCAAAAT GTCAGTGGAATAAGCACATTAGGAGAAAATATTGCAGATAATGGTGGGGTCCGACAGGCTTATAAG GTGCAGTCACAGTGTAGAATTGCTGCCATCCTTGCACCCAGGACAAGCCCATACACAGGCACAGTATTAGCTGGGAAAAG GCCTACTTAA
- the MMEL1 gene encoding membrane metallo-endopeptidase-like 1 isoform X1, with amino-acid sequence MENEVGKSVDNQMDKYIVTIMGKSESQMDIVEKSTKSGKKPWSFVAIGLAVLLLLMTCAVVALVILYASSRGARYGTNSGSICTTPGCVTAAARIIQNMDPTADPCQDFYQYACGGWLNRHVIPETSSRYSIFDVLRDELEIILKGVLETSDQEDREAFQKAKILYKSCMNESLIEQRDSLPLLEALRVVGDWPVASPDWNKTKEPNWSMEEILSIMNSRFNKRVLIDMFVWNDDRDSSRHIIYIDQPGLGMPSRDYYFNGGNYQRVREAYLQFMITIAKMIREDKNMTKDDSYVQEEMAKVMELETEIANATTPAEERHDVTLLYNKMTLKELQEKFALNEFNWTFFIQGVMSSVSVQVDPEEEVVVYGMPYLQELKAIISKYSASTIQNYLIWRLVIDRVSSLSRRFKDARASYRKALYGTPLEEARWRECVSYVNNNMENAVGAMYVREAFAGESKRMVRDLIDKIREVFIETLDELQWMDEASKEKAREKAMAIKEQIGYPDYILEDQNEKLDQEYANLNFSENNYFENILENLRAGAQKSLKKLRERVDQDIWIIGAAVVNAFYSPNRNQIVFPAGILQPPFFSKHQPQALNFGGIGMVIGHEITHGFDDNGRNFDKDGNMFDWWSNFSAMHFKEQSRCMVYQYGNYTWELAGGQNVSGISTLGENIADNGGVRQAYKAYLKWLEWEGKEPKLPGLNLSHKQLFFLNFAQVWCGSYRPEYASQSIKTDVHSPLKYRVMGSLQNFEAFSEVFHCKRGTAMHPAEKCRVW; translated from the exons gcGCTCGCTACGGCACCAATTCTGGCAGCATATGTACCACACCTGGATGTGTGACAGCAG CTGCTAGAATAATTCAGAATATGGACCCAACAGCTGACCCTTGCCAGGATTTCTACCAGTATGCCTGTGGGGGCTGGCTGAACCGGCATGTTATCCCAGAAACCAGCTCCAGATACAGCATCTTTGATGTCCTGAGAGACGAGCTGGAGATCATCCTCAAAG GTGTGCTGGAGACTTCAGATCAAGAGGACAGAGAAGCATTTCAGAAGGCTAAAATACTTTACAAGTCATGCATGAATGAGA gTCTTATAGAGCAACGAGATTCATTGCCTCTGCTGGAGGCCTTAAGGGTGGTTGGAGATTGGCCAGTGGCTTCTCCAGACTGGAATAAGACCAAAG AGCCAAATTGGAGCATGGAAGAAATACTCTCCATAATGAACTCCAGATTTAACAAACGTGTCCTCATTGACATGTTTGTGTGGAATGACGACCGGGACTCCAGCCGACACATCATTTAT ATTGACCAGCCAGGTTTAGGAATGCCATCCAGGGATTACTACTTTAATGGGGGCAACTATCAAAGA GTGAGAGAAGCTTACCTGCAGTTCATGATCACCATTGCCAAAATGATCCGGGAAGACAAGAATATGACTAAAGATGATTCCTATGTCCAAGAGGAGATGGCAAAGGTTATGGAGCTTGAGACAGAGATTGCAAAT GCAACCACCCCAGCAGAAGAAAGGCATGATGTAACCTTGCTGTACAACAAAATGACCTTAAAAGAGCTACAGGAGAAGTTTGCACTGAAC GAATTTAACTGGACCTTCTTCATCCAAGGTGTCATGTCCTCAGTAAGTGTCCAGGTTGACCCAGAAGAAGAGGTGGTTGTATATGGCATGCCCTATCTGCAAGAGCTGAAAGCAATTATCTCAAAGTACTCAGCAAG CACCATCCAGAACTACCTCATTTGGAGACTGGTGATTGACCGGGTCAGCAGCTTGAGCCGGCGCTTCAAGGACGCCCGGGCCAGCTACAGGAAG GCGCTGTACGGGACCCCGCTGGAGGAGGCTCGCTGGAGGGAGTGCGTGAGCTATGTCAACAACAACATGGAGAACGCGGTGGGAGCCATGTACGTCCGGGAGGCTTTTGCTGGTGAGAGCAAGAGGATG GTCCGAGATTTAATAGACAAGATTCGGGAAGTGTTCATCGAGACTTTAGATGAGTTACAGTGGATGGATGAGGCATCTAAAGAGAAGGCTCGTGAGAAG GCAATGGCAATTAAAGAACAAATTGGCTATCCAGATTATATTTTGGAAGATCAGAATGAAAAACTTGATCAGGAATATGCCAAT TTaaacttcagtgaaaacaaTTACTTTGAAAACATTCTGGAAAACCTGAGAGCTGGAGCCCAAAAGAGCTTGAAAAAACTTCGAGAGAGAGTTGACCAAGACAT atgGATCATTGGAGCTGCAGTGGTCAATGCATTCTATTCTCCCAACAGGAACCAGATAG TTTTTCCTGCTGGGATTCTGCAGCCCCCCTTCTTCAGCAAACACCAGCCACAAGCCCTGAACTTCGGAGGCATTGGGATGGTTATTGGGCATGAAATTACTCATGGGTTTGATGACAATG GTAGGAATTTTGATAAAGATGGGAATATGTTTGACTGGTGGAGCAATTTCTCAGCGATGCATTTCAAGGAGCAGTCCCGTTGCATGGTTTATCAGTATGGGAACTACAcgtgggagctggcagggggaCAAAAT GTCAGTGGAATAAGCACATTAGGAGAAAATATTGCAGATAATGGTGGGGTCCGACAGGCTTATAAG GCCTACTTAAAATGGCTggaatgggaagggaaggagccAAAGCTGCCTGGACTGAATCTGTCCcacaaacagcttttcttcctcaaCTTTGCCCAG GTTTGGTGTGGTTCCTACAGACCAGAATATGCCAGCCAGTCAATAAAGACTGATGTCCACAGCCCTCTGAAGTACAG GGTGATGGGATCTTTGCAGAACTTTGAAGCATTCTCAGAGGTGTTCCACTGTAAAAGAGGCACAGCCATGCACCCTGCAGAGAAGTGCAGAGTGTGGTAA